One region of Aphelocoma coerulescens isolate FSJ_1873_10779 chromosome 12, UR_Acoe_1.0, whole genome shotgun sequence genomic DNA includes:
- the LOC138117767 gene encoding G2/M phase-specific E3 ubiquitin-protein ligase-like, protein MAEGKQEAPDAREPACLLCRRAEADPDICGDKWEKHGLCAHVFCLNFASLIFQQDSDRIGLKGFRPRDIQLAVSRAAQQHCCVCGETGATIMCCHEDCDRWFHLPCAKEGHCVTNYITPYRSYCPEHSPEQDATVIPEPGTECPICMEPVEERKSYTTLVCPACKRAWFHRDCIQGQALRAGALYFQCPLCRDDDEFLVQMFIMGIRIPFRSPTWEDNDAFAELGDRHSQCNARKCLYPGGREEAEEEGPWELLLCSSCAAEGTHRRCSGLRNDTPSWECDSCADLGTAPRDEPELYAPRDELELNVPSLAGQSGLEPSHGLEPSHGSAQSEAISPNSGILAPSGVPPLSPSPETSKRSSVQHAPMGQLLQSSSLESSSPCMESEVTSRSSDTSHSRSSGSDRRRNRSRRQSWASNPPVRSRSCRDRSQSTAPRAETPRHRRTPSETSPRCSRTRQRRRASNPPVRSRSRRDRSQSTAPRAERPRHRRTPSETSPRRSRTRQRRRASNPPVRSRSRRDRSRRTAPRAETPRPRETASGTSTRSNRSRQRRRASNPPARSRSRRRQKSKVALREAVFGKDMCCVAILEQSDFRKAKRKKKEESETLPQVSEEIYYDIAADLKDLFGPSKNKPENTEDIPLGQRGCAGLCPS, encoded by the exons ATGgcagaagggaagcaggaggcccctgatgccagagagccag catgcctgctgtgcCGCCGCGCAGAGGCTGACCCGGACATCTGCGGCGACAAATGGGAGAAGCACGGGCTCTGTGCCCACGTCTTCTGCCTG AATTTCGCCAGCCTCATTTTTCAACAAGACAGTGATCGGATTGGACTCAAGGGGTTTCGCCCTCGCGATATCCAACTTGCAGTCAGCCGGGCGGCTCAGCAG cactgctgcgtCTGTGGGGAGACTGGGGCCACCATCATGTGCTGTCACGAAGACTGCGACAGATGGTTccacctgccctgtgccaaggaGGGTCACTGTGTGACTAACTACATAACCCCATACAG gtCCTACTGCCCTGAGCACTCCCCAGAACAGGATGCGACGGTGATTCCGGAGCCGGGCACCGAATGCCCCATCTGCATGGAGCCTgtggaggagagaaagagctACACAACACTGGTGTGCCCAGCGTGCAAAAGGGCCTGGTTCCACAGGGACTGCATCCAG ggacaggcctTGCGCGCTGGTGCATTGTACTTCCAGTGCCCCCTCTGCAGAGACGATGATGAGTTTCTTGTCCAAATGTTCATCATGGGGATCCGAATCCCCTTCAGGTCG CCAACATGGGAGGACAACGATGCCTTTGCAGAATTAGGAGACAGGCACAGCCAGTGCAATGCCAGGAAGTGCCTttatccaggaggcagggaggaggcagaggaagaggg GCCCTGGGAACTGCTCCTGtgctcctcctgtgctgctgagggcaCCCACAGGCGCTGCTCTGGCCTCAGAAACGACACACCCAGCTGGGAGTGCGACAGCTGTGCTGATCTGGGCACAG CCCCCAGGGATGAGCCGGAGCTCTATGCCCCCAGGGATGAACTGGAGCTCaatgtccccagcctggctggacaGTCAGGATTGGAACCTTCCCATGGATTGGAGCCTTCCCATGGCTCTGCACAATCCGAGGCCATCAGCCCCAACTCTGGCATCCTGGCACCATCGGGTGTGCCTCCCCTGTCTCCATCTCCAGAGACCAGCAAACGCAGCAGCGTCCAACATGCACCAATGGGGCAGCTGCTGCAATCTTCCtcgctggagagcagcagcccctgcatggAGAGTGAGGTGACATCAAGGTCATCAGACACCAGCCATTCCAGAAGCTCTGGGTCTGACCGCAGGCGAAATCGCTCTCGCCGGCAAAGCtgggcctcaaatccacctgtcCGATCGAGGAGTtgccgtgacaggagccagagcacagcaccaagggctgagacgcccaggcacagaaggacaccatcGGAGACATCCCCCAGATGCAGCCGCacccgccagcgacgtcgggcctcaaatccaccggtgcggtcgaggagtcgccgtgacaggagccagagcacagcaccaagggctgagaggcccaggcacagaaggacaccatcggagacatcccccagacgcagccgcacccgccagcgacgtcgggcctcaaatccaccggtgcggtcgaggagtcgccgtgacaggagccgcaggacagcaccaagggctgagacgcCCAGGCCAAGGGAGACAGCATCAGGGACATCCACCAGGAGCAACCGctcccgccagcgacgtcgggcctcaaatccacctgcccggtcgaggagtcgcc GGAGACAGAAGAGCAAGGTGGCTCTTAGGGAAGCTGTCTTTGGAAAGGACATGTGCTGTGTTGCTATCCTTGAACAATCTGATTTCAGGAAagccaaaaggaagaagaaagaagagagtgaGACACTGCCTCAAGTGTCTGAAGAAATCTATTACgacattgctgctgatttaaAAGACTTGTTTGGACCTTCaaagaacaaaccagaaaacactgAGGACATACCCTTGGGACAAAGAGGATGCGCAGGACTCTGTCCCAGCTGA
- the LOC138117768 gene encoding G2/M phase-specific E3 ubiquitin-protein ligase-like, which produces MAEGKQEAPDAREPACLLCRRAEADPDICGDKWEKHGLCAHVFCLNFASLIFQQDSDRIGLKGFRPRDIQLAVSRAAQQHCCVCGETGATIMCCHEDCDRWFHLPCAKEGHCVTNYITPYRSYCPEHSPEQDATVIPEPGTECPICMEPVEERKSYTTLVCPACKRAWFHRDCIQGQALRAGALYFQCPLCRDDDEFLVQMFIMGIRIPFRSPTWEDNDAFAELGDRHSQCNARKCLYPGGREEAEEEGPWELLLCSSCAAEGTHRRCSGLRNDTPSWECDSCADLGTAPRDEPELYAPRDELELNVPSLAGQSGLEPSHGLEPSHGSAQSEAISPNSGILAPSGVPPLSPSPETSKRSSVQHAPMGQLLQSSSLESSSPCMESEVTSRSSDTSHSRSSGSDRRRNRSRRQSWASNPPVRSRSCRDRSQSTAPRAERPRHRRTPSETSPRRSRTRQRRRASNPPVRSRSRRDRSRRTAPRAETPRHRRTPSETSPRRSRTRQRRRASNPPVRSRSRRDSSRRTAPRAETPRRRVTLSETSTRSNRSRQRRRASTQASKSSM; this is translated from the exons ATGgcagaagggaagcaggaggcccctgatgccagagagccag catgcctgctgtgcCGCCGCGCAGAGGCTGACCCGGACATCTGCGGCGACAAATGGGAGAAGCACGGGCTCTGTGCCCACGTCTTCTGCCTG AATTTCGCCAGCCTCATTTTTCAACAAGACAGTGATCGGATTGGACTCAAGGGGTTTCGCCCTCGCGATATCCAACTTGCAGTCAGCCGGGCGGCTCAGCAG cactgctgcgtCTGTGGGGAGACTGGGGCCACCATCATGTGCTGTCACGAAGACTGCGACAGATGGTTccacctgccctgtgccaaggaGGGTCACTGTGTGACTAACTACATAACCCCATACAG gtCCTACTGCCCTGAGCACTCCCCAGAACAGGATGCGACGGTGATTCCGGAGCCGGGCACCGAATGCCCCATCTGCATGGAGCCTgtggaggagagaaagagctACACAACACTGGTGTGCCCAGCGTGCAAAAGGGCCTGGTTCCACAGGGACTGCATCCAG ggacaggcctTGCGCGCTGGTGCATTGTACTTCCAGTGCCCCCTCTGCAGAGACGATGATGAGTTTCTTGTCCAAATGTTCATCATGGGGATCCGAATCCCCTTCAGGTCG CCAACATGGGAGGACAACGATGCCTTTGCAGAATTAGGAGACAGGCACAGCCAGTGCAATGCCAGGAAGTGCCTttatccaggaggcagggaggaggcagaggaagaggg GCCCTGGGAACTGCTCCTGtgctcctcctgtgctgctgagggcaCCCACAGGCGCTGCTCTGGCCTCAGAAACGACACACCCAGCTGGGAGTGCGACAGCTGTGCTGATCTGGGCACAG CCCCCAGGGATGAGCCGGAGCTCTATGCCCCCAGGGATGAACTGGAGCTCaatgtccccagcctggctggacaGTCAGGATTGGAACCTTCCCATGGATTGGAGCCTTCCCATGGCTCTGCACAATCCGAGGCCATCAGCCCCAACTCTGGCATCCTGGCACCATCGGGTGTGCCTCCCCTGTCTCCATCTCCAGAGACCAGCAAACGCAGCAGCGTCCAACATGCACCAATGGGGCAGCTGCTGCAATCTTCCtcgctggagagcagcagcccctgcatggAGAGTGAGGTGACATCAAGGTCATCAGACACCAGCCATTCCAGAAGCTCTGGGTCTGACCGCAGGCGAAATCGCTCTCGCCGGCAAAGCtgggcctcaaatccacctgtcCGATCGAGGAGTtgccgtgacaggagccagagcacagcaccaagggctgagaggcccaggcacagaaggacaccatcggagacatcccccagacgcagccgcacccgccagcgacgtcgggcctcaaatccaccggtgcggtcgaggagtcgccgtgacaggagccgcaggacagcaccaagggctgagac gcccaggcacagaaggacaccatcggagacatcccccagacgcagccgcacccgccagcgacgtcgggcctcaaatccaccggtgcggtcgaggagtcgccgtgacagCAGCCGCaggacagcaccaagggctgagacgcCCAGGCGTAGGGTGACATTGTCGGAGACATCCACCAGGAGCAACCGctcccgccagcgacgtcgggcctcaacTCAGGCCTCGAAAAGCAGCATGTag